The following are from one region of the Merismopedia glauca CCAP 1448/3 genome:
- a CDS encoding HetZ-related protein 2: protein MHTLMQGWKERNLMGKLAEELAQEWELRLSSEGFTHNHVESIVNWLIGVDRELFETATPEHREIRRQAMDYRYRILRQRYLGLSPQQAYKNLMQRLGGLAILRNKIRTWVSMSRDRQRAVVDVLEEVIQELLNSDRYIQQQISWISKSTNDSRLRNSLLLATVEEYCLRPIRSQPLLVYRFVNYLRRSQRGGVTQVPEGDLVKLVSDTVTPDEGDAPLSLLDTQAVSQYQEQQEWEEQQSLRTSVKSEFANYLEEKVGIEAVRWLELHLQGKSQEAIAIALDMPIKQVYRLREKISYHAVNVFGIKVNPNAVQNWLQTSPTEHSLGLTPSQLEKFLATCTSEELSIIEAMKNSEPIEAIAKKLGKKTNQVTAMWTKIYLAAQQLRTQ, encoded by the coding sequence ATGCACACTTTAATGCAGGGATGGAAGGAGCGCAATTTAATGGGTAAGCTAGCCGAAGAACTAGCCCAAGAATGGGAGCTACGACTCTCTAGTGAAGGTTTTACTCACAACCACGTCGAAAGCATCGTTAATTGGCTAATTGGAGTCGATAGAGAACTCTTTGAAACAGCTACCCCCGAACATAGAGAGATTCGTCGTCAAGCGATGGATTATCGCTATCGAATTTTGCGTCAGCGCTACTTGGGTTTATCTCCTCAACAAGCTTATAAAAACTTAATGCAACGGTTGGGTGGATTAGCCATCCTGCGTAATAAAATTCGGACTTGGGTATCGATGAGTCGCGATCGCCAAAGAGCAGTGGTAGATGTCTTGGAAGAGGTAATCCAAGAACTATTGAATAGCGATCGCTATATTCAACAACAAATTAGCTGGATCAGCAAATCGACTAACGATTCCAGATTGCGTAATTCTCTATTACTGGCTACTGTCGAGGAATATTGCCTCAGACCAATTCGCTCTCAGCCATTACTAGTTTACCGATTTGTCAACTACTTGCGCCGTTCTCAACGGGGTGGAGTGACTCAAGTTCCCGAAGGAGATTTAGTCAAACTCGTCTCTGATACTGTGACTCCAGACGAAGGAGATGCACCTTTGAGTTTACTTGATACCCAAGCTGTGAGCCAGTATCAAGAGCAACAAGAGTGGGAAGAACAACAATCCTTACGCACATCAGTTAAAAGCGAGTTTGCCAATTATTTAGAAGAAAAAGTCGGAATTGAAGCAGTTCGCTGGTTAGAATTACATCTACAAGGAAAGTCACAAGAAGCGATCGCTATCGCCTTAGATATGCCTATCAAACAAGTTTATCGCCTGAGAGAAAAAATTAGCTATCATGCAGTTAATGTCTTTGGGATTAAAGTCAATCCTAATGCCGTTCAAAACTGGTTACAAACATCTCCGACAGAACATAGTTTGGGGTTGACACCCAGTCAATTAGAGAAGTTTTTGGCTACTTGTACTTCAGAAGAACTATCGATTATTGAAGCTATGAAAAATAGCGAACCGATAGAAGCGATCGCCAAAAAGTTAGGCAAGAAAACCAATCAGGTGACAGCAATGTGGACTAAAATCTATCTAGCTGCCCAACAATTACGCACTCAATAA
- a CDS encoding M61 family metallopeptidase — MKQIDTKPEIVYQIAMSQPESHLFEVTLQVSSWESEFLDLKMPVWTPGSYLVREYSKHLQNLVAFSHKNENLIINKLSKNYWRIDTKNINEVTVKYQIFAHELSVRTNHLDSTHGYFNPAALCFYIVGKQNYPYQIKINPPHSDWQISTPLVSVDGTFIAEDFDTLVDSPFEIGKHQIYEFQVLGKKHQLAVWGTGNIEPQKLIKDIEKLIEVEAKIFGGLPYDRYLFILHLAATGGGGLEHKYSCTLNYPRFGFRDRDKYNRFLQLVAHEFFHLWNVKRIRPIALEKFDYEQENYTPSLWFSEGTTSYYDLIIPHRAGIYDTNNLLENLSKEITKYLGTPGRLVQPVSESSFDAWIKLYRQDANSANSQISYYLKGELVSFLLDLLIRNKWDNERSLDDVMLQMWEQFGKSETGFTPNQLQQIIENVASIELKDFFAKYIDGTQELPFNEYLAPFGLHLIADPDPSIPYLGITVKTENNREIIKYVAANSPAQQVGIDPGDELLAINNFKVTSEQLTDRLKDFSAGDKINVFVFHQDELRSYWVTLDAPRPSRYQVVLKEDADILQKRNLARWLGTNRSKP; from the coding sequence GTGAAGCAGATCGATACTAAACCTGAAATTGTTTATCAAATAGCAATGTCTCAACCAGAATCTCATTTGTTTGAGGTGACATTGCAAGTTAGTAGCTGGGAAAGTGAGTTTTTAGATCTAAAAATGCCCGTCTGGACACCTGGTTCTTATTTAGTTAGAGAATATTCCAAACACTTACAAAATTTAGTGGCTTTCAGTCATAAAAATGAGAACTTAATCATAAATAAACTGAGTAAAAACTATTGGCGGATTGATACTAAAAATATTAATGAAGTAACCGTTAAATATCAAATATTTGCTCATGAACTATCTGTAAGAACTAATCATTTAGATAGTACTCATGGCTATTTTAATCCGGCAGCATTGTGTTTTTATATAGTCGGAAAACAGAACTATCCTTATCAAATCAAAATTAATCCTCCTCACTCAGATTGGCAGATTAGCACTCCATTAGTTTCTGTGGATGGGACTTTCATTGCCGAAGATTTTGATACTTTAGTAGATAGTCCTTTTGAAATAGGTAAGCATCAGATTTACGAATTTCAAGTATTAGGAAAAAAACATCAATTAGCCGTTTGGGGAACAGGTAATATTGAACCGCAAAAGCTCATTAAAGATATAGAAAAACTGATTGAAGTCGAGGCTAAAATCTTTGGTGGTTTGCCCTACGATCGCTATTTATTTATTTTACATCTGGCGGCGACAGGTGGCGGCGGCTTAGAACACAAATACTCTTGCACACTCAATTATCCCAGGTTTGGCTTTCGCGATCGCGATAAATATAATCGATTTCTCCAACTAGTTGCTCATGAATTTTTCCATCTGTGGAACGTCAAGCGAATTCGTCCCATAGCCTTAGAAAAGTTTGATTACGAACAAGAAAATTATACCCCTTCTCTTTGGTTTAGTGAAGGTACAACTAGTTATTACGATCTAATTATTCCTCATCGGGCGGGGATTTATGATACTAATAATTTACTCGAAAACCTAAGTAAAGAAATTACTAAATATTTAGGTACTCCAGGTAGATTAGTTCAACCCGTCAGCGAATCTAGTTTTGATGCTTGGATTAAGTTATATCGACAAGATGCTAATAGCGCTAATAGCCAAATATCCTATTATTTAAAAGGTGAATTAGTCTCATTTTTGCTAGATTTACTAATTAGAAATAAGTGGGATAACGAGCGATCGCTTGACGATGTAATGCTCCAAATGTGGGAACAGTTTGGCAAGTCTGAAACTGGGTTTACTCCTAACCAATTGCAACAGATAATTGAAAATGTCGCGAGTATAGAGTTAAAAGACTTTTTTGCTAAATATATTGATGGTACTCAAGAGTTACCTTTTAATGAATATTTGGCACCTTTTGGATTGCATTTAATTGCCGATCCAGATCCATCTATTCCATATTTAGGCATCACAGTTAAAACTGAAAACAATCGGGAAATAATTAAATATGTCGCCGCCAATTCTCCGGCGCAACAAGTAGGAATAGATCCAGGAGATGAACTATTAGCTATTAATAATTTTAAGGTTACATCCGAACAACTTACAGACAGATTAAAAGACTTTTCGGCTGGTGATAAAATTAACGTGTTTGTATTTCATCAAGACGAACTTCGTAGCTATTGGGTAACGTTAGATGCACCTCGTCCTAGTCGCTATCAAGTAGTACTAAAAGAAGACGCAGACATCTTGCAAAAAAGAAATCTAGCTCGGTGGTTGGGAACAAATAGAAGCAAACCGTAA